A genomic window from Streptomyces sp. NBC_01429 includes:
- a CDS encoding SDR family NAD(P)-dependent oxidoreductase, whose product MGQLEGRTAVVTGGSTGIGLATAVRLADEGAYVFITGRREAELDAAIETIGTSRATAVVSDISEAAGLDRLYDAVRARGQGLDVLVANAATGTFATLEQTTEEHFDQIFGINVRGTLFTVQKALPLFNDDASVILTASTAADNGMEAFGAYAASKAAIRSFARTWSNELKGRGIRVNAVSPGGVETPGLTNILGGEETLSAVKENVAATVAKGRIGRPEEVAAAVAFLASEQSSYIVGANIYVDGGQNQI is encoded by the coding sequence ATGGGACAGCTTGAGGGCAGGACGGCTGTGGTCACCGGCGGCAGCACCGGAATCGGTCTGGCCACCGCCGTACGTCTGGCGGACGAGGGTGCGTATGTGTTCATCACAGGGCGGCGCGAGGCCGAGTTGGACGCGGCCATCGAGACCATCGGAACGTCCAGGGCCACCGCGGTGGTCAGCGACATCTCCGAGGCAGCCGGCCTGGACCGGCTCTACGACGCGGTCCGGGCCCGGGGACAGGGACTGGACGTGCTCGTCGCGAACGCGGCGACCGGTACGTTCGCGACGCTGGAGCAGACCACCGAAGAGCACTTCGACCAGATCTTCGGAATCAACGTCCGAGGCACTCTGTTCACCGTGCAGAAGGCGCTCCCGCTCTTCAACGACGATGCCTCGGTCATCCTGACCGCTTCCACAGCCGCCGACAACGGCATGGAGGCGTTCGGGGCGTACGCGGCCTCCAAGGCCGCCATCCGGTCGTTCGCGCGGACATGGTCCAACGAACTCAAGGGCCGGGGCATCCGGGTCAACGCGGTGTCGCCGGGCGGGGTCGAGACTCCCGGGCTCACCAATATTCTCGGCGGGGAGGAGACTCTGTCCGCGGTCAAGGAGAATGTCGCCGCGACCGTGGCCAAGGGCCGCATAGGGCGTCCCGAGGAGGTCGCCGCCGCCGTGGCGTTCCTCGCTTCCGAACAGAGCAGCTACATCGTTGGCGCCAACATTTACGTCGACGGCGGGCAGAACCAGATCTGA
- a CDS encoding AraC family transcriptional regulator: MLGSGDPITDAIGLLRPRTVIDPGLHAAGPWALRFDQSSDVKLGVVARGTCWLALDGHEPVLLEEGDFYLLGNPPPYVLGSTLTAPPRPAKPVWGSARDGVVRIGPEAEEDTYLCGGHFSFEDTNAPVLTQVLPLLVLVRAADPRGKLLAHLSELLVSETKTAAAGSSLVLNHLAQVLFVHMLRAHAEHTDRPTGWLGALNDDGIGAALRAMHADAGHPWTLRELAGISRMSRSAFASSFKSRVGTTPLDYLIQWRMSLARDALSNGTRTISELAFAIGYKSESAFSTAFRRVVGSSPKQFRETSARAVNGVPDQGR, encoded by the coding sequence ATGCTCGGCTCCGGCGATCCGATCACCGACGCCATCGGTCTTCTGCGCCCTCGTACCGTGATCGACCCCGGTCTCCACGCGGCAGGCCCCTGGGCGCTGCGCTTCGACCAGTCCTCCGATGTCAAGCTCGGCGTCGTCGCGCGCGGCACGTGCTGGCTGGCCCTGGACGGGCACGAGCCCGTACTACTGGAAGAGGGCGACTTCTACCTGCTGGGCAACCCCCCGCCGTACGTCCTGGGCAGCACACTCACCGCACCGCCGCGCCCCGCGAAGCCGGTGTGGGGAAGCGCCAGGGACGGTGTCGTACGCATCGGCCCGGAGGCCGAGGAGGACACCTACCTCTGCGGTGGGCACTTCTCGTTCGAGGACACGAACGCCCCGGTCCTGACCCAGGTTCTACCGCTGCTCGTGCTCGTCCGCGCCGCGGATCCCCGCGGCAAGCTCCTGGCACACCTCAGCGAGCTCCTGGTCTCCGAGACCAAAACCGCCGCCGCCGGCAGCTCTCTCGTCCTGAACCACCTCGCACAGGTCCTGTTCGTCCACATGCTGCGCGCCCACGCCGAACACACCGATCGGCCCACCGGCTGGCTGGGAGCGCTCAACGACGACGGCATCGGTGCCGCACTTCGCGCCATGCACGCCGACGCGGGACACCCCTGGACTCTCAGAGAGCTCGCTGGAATCAGCCGCATGTCACGGTCCGCCTTCGCCTCATCCTTCAAGAGCCGGGTCGGAACCACACCGTTGGACTATCTGATCCAATGGAGGATGAGCCTCGCCCGCGACGCCCTGAGCAACGGCACGCGAACGATCTCCGAACTCGCTTTCGCAATCGGCTACAAATCCGAAAGCGCGTTCAGCACCGCATTCCGGCGCGTGGTCGGCTCCTCGCCCAAACAGTTCCGTGAAACATCAGCCCGCGCGGTCAACGGCGTTCCGGATCAGGGCCGCTGA
- a CDS encoding endonuclease/exonuclease/phosphatase family protein, translating to MWKRVFCAGVVLGTVWSGAPAASAATTPTYNVWHWNIAGNTLHRGSTTDGLVDAAVSSIRNRNADFVSVNEMCFTQYKAFQAALVSAGWPQDTGNFSRFAETRAADSGLCGGSGAYGNAIFSKRPLATSKQYTLPSDGRAENRKMLCAPLEAEPLMKFCAVHITTSNETTDGVRNNERQINHVLATLDGFDAAGQTYIIAGDFNAQPHYGRLNGFYAPSANTVNNPSNTGSHRELDDADPDHCPGYGEWTAVGTPSVTPPCGGSAKIDQIFVRESRIVGSYSADSLGISTSCTGVSACSDHRILIGTVRVTVG from the coding sequence ATGTGGAAGCGCGTCTTCTGCGCCGGCGTGGTGCTCGGCACGGTGTGGAGCGGGGCTCCCGCGGCCTCGGCGGCGACCACGCCCACCTACAACGTGTGGCACTGGAACATCGCCGGGAACACCCTGCACAGGGGATCGACCACGGACGGCCTGGTGGACGCCGCCGTTTCCTCGATCAGGAACCGCAACGCGGACTTCGTCTCCGTCAACGAGATGTGCTTCACCCAGTACAAGGCATTCCAGGCCGCCCTCGTGTCGGCGGGCTGGCCTCAGGACACCGGGAACTTCTCCCGCTTCGCCGAGACCCGGGCCGCTGACAGCGGACTCTGCGGCGGCTCCGGCGCCTACGGGAACGCGATCTTCAGCAAGAGGCCTCTCGCCACGTCCAAGCAGTACACCCTGCCGTCGGACGGCAGGGCGGAGAACCGGAAGATGCTCTGCGCCCCACTGGAAGCAGAGCCGCTGATGAAGTTCTGCGCCGTTCACATCACCACGAGCAACGAGACCACCGACGGCGTCCGCAACAACGAACGCCAGATCAACCACGTCCTGGCAACACTCGACGGATTCGACGCCGCCGGTCAGACGTACATCATCGCGGGCGACTTCAACGCTCAGCCCCACTACGGACGGCTCAACGGTTTCTACGCCCCGTCCGCCAACACCGTGAACAACCCGTCCAACACCGGCTCCCACCGCGAACTCGACGACGCGGACCCCGACCACTGCCCCGGCTACGGCGAGTGGACGGCAGTCGGCACCCCGAGCGTGACGCCGCCCTGCGGGGGCTCCGCGAAGATCGACCAGATCTTCGTCCGGGAATCCCGCATCGTCGGCTCCTACAGCGCCGATTCGCTGGGAATATCGACCAGTTGCACCGGGGTCAGCGCGTGCTCCGACCACCGGATCCTCATCGGGACGGTCCGGGTCACGGTCGGCTGA
- a CDS encoding immunity 49 family protein, with the protein MTVKEIARHDVSEWSINQALKDIDRRTSSRWHTMRYDCYSDAELQAMRDDLLDHLAARTVTDPQLGTASSWIVLRTAAECARGFLDLGCYPTGDHEIVFPLIDEKISSDDLALGDVVEHGATARDWLDAFALGVISGTVWERDRVIGLQLRDQASTIHDGLPYSKLKSTSDPAELAEMDALACYLTKASGHLPRDWPSVSLCMPEVDERLDAALRLDALGALTPDQQLLRVLLEDNQAAFEQALEHRLVQHRESAPPDAAPRSLLPQKTIALTALAVQVHAWDVRVQSAYLPQGLLSAPEDAPSVSR; encoded by the coding sequence ATGACAGTCAAGGAGATAGCCCGGCATGACGTGAGTGAGTGGAGTATCAACCAGGCACTGAAGGACATTGATCGGCGGACCAGTAGCCGCTGGCACACGATGCGGTACGACTGCTACTCGGATGCGGAGTTGCAGGCCATGCGCGACGACCTCCTCGATCACCTCGCCGCCCGCACGGTGACGGACCCTCAACTTGGCACGGCCTCGTCATGGATCGTCCTGCGCACCGCGGCGGAGTGCGCCCGGGGGTTCCTGGACCTCGGCTGCTATCCCACCGGCGACCACGAGATCGTCTTCCCCCTCATCGACGAGAAGATCAGCAGCGACGACCTGGCCCTCGGGGACGTGGTGGAGCACGGCGCCACCGCCAGGGACTGGCTGGACGCCTTCGCATTGGGCGTGATCAGCGGCACGGTGTGGGAACGGGACCGTGTCATCGGGCTGCAGTTGCGTGACCAGGCATCCACGATTCACGACGGGCTGCCGTACTCGAAGCTGAAATCAACGTCGGACCCGGCGGAACTGGCGGAGATGGACGCCCTTGCCTGCTACCTGACCAAGGCCAGCGGACACCTGCCTCGGGACTGGCCGTCGGTATCTCTCTGCATGCCGGAAGTCGACGAGCGTCTCGATGCGGCGCTACGCCTCGATGCCCTCGGCGCCTTGACTCCGGATCAGCAACTGCTGCGCGTGCTCCTGGAAGATAACCAGGCGGCCTTCGAGCAAGCCCTGGAGCATCGTCTTGTCCAGCACCGTGAGAGCGCGCCCCCCGACGCGGCGCCCCGCAGCCTGCTGCCGCAGAAGACCATCGCCCTGACCGCGCTGGCAGTCCAGGTGCACGCCTGGGACGTGCGCGTTCAGTCGGCCTACCTTCCCCAGGGCTTGCTGAGTGCCCCCGAAGACGCGCCGTCGGTCAGTAGATGA